In Pyricularia oryzae 70-15 chromosome 2, whole genome shotgun sequence, one genomic interval encodes:
- a CDS encoding general stress response protein Whi2: protein MAAAGGASSIITQVQQGGPPINSIGDVGADETITMDLRGTRFSLSRDELLTLPEFVLLSLFPNGLFPEGHMGGFADGDAVQVDYDPASLQYMLDFFRNVAQTIPADSEVDNDMVPVEPMGSSRDDSSKRAGIIVLREDLDFYAIPPRPDIKQPDMIEVKRAAARALLKQNGIFSGLKRSDEPGTTEAHLIEMLTAGGFDHDDKWGHRAGEPNKAVICSLALARLRSDIRGNEMGSNAVGMAQKLLLFWRKPARRCWWEGVELDNVEGVEGKLKVWIRRVWTLEMSVIGLR from the exons ATGGCTGCCGCAGGAGGAGCGTCGAGTATTATTACTCAGGTGCAACAGGGTGGACCGCCAATCAACTCGATCGGAG ATGTCGGCGCTGATGAGACGATCACGATGGACCTTCGGGGCACGAGGTTCTCCCTCTCCCGTGATGAACTGTTGACATTGCCCGAATTCGTCCTGCTTTCGTTGTTTCCTAATGGCTTGTTCCCAGAAGGCCACATGGGCGGGTTTGCTGACGGTGATGCCGTCCAAGTCGAT TACGACCCGGCATCTCTGCAGTACATGCTGGATTTTTTCCGTAACGTGGCACAGACCATACCTGCAGACTCTGAGGTAGACAACGATATGGTGCCGGTCGAGCCTATGGGTAGCAGCAGGGACGACTCATCCAAGAGAGCAGGAATCATTGTGCTCCGTGAGGACCTAGATTTCTATGCCATCCCGCCACGGCCTGATATCAAGCAGCCAGACATGATCGAGGTCAAGCGGGCCGCGGCCAGGGCGCTGCTCAAGCAGAACGGTATCTTCAGTGGCCTTAAGCGGAGCGATGAGCCTGGTACGACCGAAGCGCATCTGATCGAGATGTTGACTGCTGG TGGCTTTGATCACGATGACAAATGGGGCCACAGAGCCGGAGAGCCCAATAAGGCAGTCATTTGCAGTCTCGCGCTGGCACGGCTACGCAGCGACATCCGTGGTAACGAAATGGGTAGCAATGCGGTCGGCATGGCACAaaagttgttgttgttctggCGCAAGCCAGCACGCAGGTGCTGGTGGGAGGGTGTAGAGCTTGACAACgtggagggcgtcgaagggaAGCTCAAGGTTTGGATTCGTCGGGTGTGGACGCTTGAGATGAGCGTCATCGGCCTGCGCTAA
- a CDS encoding G patch domain-containing protein 1, translating to MSGKRSRAAYETELQLQQSPFVVFGTPLPPLDPDVRDDGSYVPVWKQEVRDERGRKRLHGAFTGGFSAGYFNTVGSKEGWTPSTFVSSRTNRRKDDTKLNQQRPEDFMDEEDLADAEESRKLQTNQAFAALGSTEDDVARSAGLAGLFRVEGETMGTKLLKKMGWKEGQGIGPKVMRKARLEAGSRSEEGASQEYHLFAPDKVALIQFVKKLDHKGLGYAGQNRLAPLRSTKDKEEGQSDEDEEVDFMSRRQPVSLMPKKKEKKRGGIGIGIINDTGSDDEDPYEIGPRISYNRVIGGEKKKKKNDASSTTTAANPLLKSKPVFKSRKLGKLGLRAKKCHDGRLPLDGFVLSQHPDPLTSEINDASKYPPPKVPPEWKSTRQSTKSSVNTSFVSTADAAKAFKLDPKSRADILGEALLPGKSVFDFMSTSARERLVSATGKKDLPEARGEIPAAYAMSAEDKLAELLKDVPTLDKATAVAALARGASGGAPYADNEDKRKRYRAYLEYQAGSRQSLPPKPAGVKDDDWLREFYEFFNCARIFKPMTGFMASRFTTSKSSSTVPATNKLNGDGNALITRPAPKPTDPAEEAAKLGMFGPMTRSVKDFYPNRLLCKRFNVKPPVVVEPDAELGFGSAPLSVKQDYSQFAGLYRDVEAGSQDDVKSIDATAAITGVAAENKPPIKAAVDPDTNAALEQARAGEEVFKAIFGDTSDDDD from the exons ATGTCCGGAAAGCGGTCCCGAGCCGCGTACGAAACCGAACTCCAACTACAACAATCACCATTCGTTGTTTTTGGAACCCCTCTGCCGCCTCTGGATCCCGATGTTCGAGATGATGGCTCCTATGTTCCAGTTTGGAAGCAGGAGGTGAGGGATGAGCGGGGCCGTAAAAGACTACATGGTGCCTTCACTGGGGGGTTTAGCGCAGG TTATTTCAATACCGTCGGCTCTAAAGAAGGATGGACTCCCTCAACATTTGTGTCCTCACGGACCAATCGCCGGAAAGACGATACGAAACTAAATCAACAACGGCCAGAAGACTTTATGGATGAGGAGGATCTTGCCGACGCAGAGGAGTCCAGAAAGCTGCAGACAAATCAAGCATTCGCTGCCCTTGGGTCGACGGAAGATGACGTTGCGCGAAGTGCCGGATTGGCGGGTCTTTTTCGAGTTGAAGGCGAGACCATGGGCACCAAACTTCTCAAGAAAATGGGTTGGAAAGAGGGTCAAGGAATCGGGCCAAAGGTCATGCGAAAGGCTAGGCTCGAGGCCGGGTCCCGCTCGGAAGAGGGCGCGAGCCAGGAATATCACCTTTTTGCGCCGGATAAGGTCGCCTTGATTCAATTCGTGAAGAAATTGGACCATAAAGGACTCGGATACGCAGGCCAGAATCGTCTAGCCCCTTTAAGATCCACCAAAGACAAGGAAGAAGGCCAATctgacgaggacgaagaaGTTGATTTCATGTCCCGCCGACAGCCCGTGTCGTTGAtgcccaagaagaaggagaagaagcggGGTGGGATAGGCATTGGGATCATCAACGATACAGGTTCAGACGATGAGGATCCTTACGAAATCGGCCCTCGCATATCTTACAACAGGGTCATCGGCggtgagaagaaaaagaaaaagaatgaTGCCAGCAGTACCACAACGGCCGCCAATCCTTTGTTGAAGTCTAAGCCTGTTTTCAAATCCAGGAAACTGGGAAAGCTCGGCTTACGGGCGAAAAAATGCCATGATGGCCGGTTGCCTCTGGACGGGTTTGTGTTAAGCCAGCATCCAGACCCTCTCACATCAGAGATCAACGATGCTAGCAAGTATCCGCCGCCAAAGGTACCTCCAGAGTGGAAATCGACACGGCAGTCTACTAAATCGTCTGTGAACACATCATTTGTGTCAACAGCCGATGCTGCAAAAGCATTCAAGCTCGATCCAAAATCCAGGGCAGACATTCTTGGAGAAGCGCTGCTTCCTGGCAAGTCTGTGTTTGATTTCATGTCGACATCTGCCAGGGAAAGACTCGTGAGCGCAACAGGTAAAAAGGATCTTCCTGAAGCTCGAGGCGAAATCCCAGCGGCTTACGCCATGTCAGCCGAGGACAAGCTTGCTGAGCTCCTCAAAGATGTTCCAACCCTGGACAAAGCAACGGCAGTAGCTGCTCTTGCTCGAGGCGCTTCTGGAGGAGCACCTTATGCAGACAATGAGGATAAGCGGAAGAGATACCGAGCTTATCTTGAATATCAAGCTGGATCCCGACAGTCACTTCCACCCAAACCGGCCGGGGTGAAGGATGATGACTGGCTAAGGGAGTTCTACGAATTTTTCAACTGTGCCAGAATTTTCAAGCCCATGACTGGCTTCATGGCGTCGAGGTTCACAACATCCAAGTCCAGCTCTACTGTTCCTGCGACAAACAAGTTAAACGGCGACGGGAATGCCCTCATCACCAGACCAGCCCCTAAACCGACAGACCcggcggaggaggcggcCAAACTGGGAATGTTTGGGCCCATGACGAGATCCGTCAAGGACTTTTATCCAAATCGACTGCTGTGCAAGAGGTTCAACGTCAAGCCCCCAGTGGTGGTCGAGCCGGACGCCGAACTAGGCTTTGGCTCGGCACCTCTTTCTGTTAAACAGGACTATTCACAGTTCGCGGGATTGTATCGTGACGTTGAAGCTGGATCACAAGATGATGTGAAAAGTATTGACGCCACCGCAGCCATAACGGGCGTGGCAGCGGAAAATAAGCCGCCTATTAAAGCGGCGGTGGATCCAGACACTAACGCTGCATTGGAACAGGCACGAGCGGGCGAGGAAGTCTTCAAGGCAATCTTTGGTGATACCAGTGATGATGACGATTGA
- a CDS encoding sucrase/ferredoxin domain-containing protein, which translates to MPPPPTPQNELSLVPNISKTTLDSGVTGPGTETSGILRENGKEEAKPQLLPSPKNDASPNIAWSLPTPPLKQRMASGFKSLFESAKKLATGDNGDANSGPAAPHSLFPKTAPAVDGEDCDHDCDSCTVKYPKSFSIDTEDVLYGHVKGWSTHLLVATGKTDWVRDVADEKGSVMQAVEASDKPDNGRLMLSASNIPTPHQTNDYSEPTTVLLLPAFRVVENVTPATVPTLLSEFVAKSPTNETPLADQPPINLPGSVDVVNPDPSLPPPLRTLTSRPCPHSVLVLLCSQRTRDARCGQSAPLLRKELERHLRPLGLYRDLDDERPSGVGIYFISHVGGHKYSANMMIYRRPDPWGLDGVERKTVGDEGIQKLLESGKSKAASAVANGEGADVGAGQCIWLARISPQHCENIVKYTILQGKVVKPETQLRGGFDRQKGLMSW; encoded by the exons ATGCCCCCACCACCGACGCCACAGAATGAATTATCCCTTGTGCCAAACATAAGCAAAACGACTCTCGACAGCGGCGTCACTGGACCTGGAACCGAGACAAGTGGGATACTAAGAGAAAACGgcaaagaagaagcaaaaccGCAACTCTTGCCCTCCCCAAAGAACGACGCCAGCCCCAACATTGCATGGTCGCTTCCCACTCCGCCGCTCAAGCAGAGGATGGCATCCGGGTTTAAATCGCTCTTTGAGAGCGCTAAAAAGCTGGCCACGGGTGACAATGGAGATGCAAACTCTGGACCAGCGGCCCCGCATAGCTTGTTTCCCAAGACTGCCCCGGCCGTTGACGGGGAGGACTGCGACCACGATTGCGACAGCTGCACCGTCAAATATCCCAAGAGTTTTAGCATTGACACCGAAGATGTGCTGTACGGCCACGTGAAAGGCTGGAGTACGCATCTGTTGGTCGCCACGGGAAAGACGGACTGGGTACGGGACGTGGCGGATGAGAAGGGTAGTGTGATGCAGGCTGTGGAAGCGTCTGACAAGCCTGACAACGGA CGTTTAATGCTTTCGGCGAGCAACATTCCCACGCCACATCAAACCAATGACTATTCAGAGCCCACTACAGTGCTCCTCCTCCCGGCATTTAGGGTAGTTGAAAATGTGACACCGGCAACAGTACCAACTCTCCTTTCAGAGTTTGTAGCCAAGTCCCCAACAAACGAAACTCCACTAGCAGACCAGCCACCAATCAACCTCCCTGGATCTGTGGACGTGGTCAACCCGGATCCGTCGCTCCCACCCCCGCTGCGCACACTCACTAGCCGACCCTGCCCCCATTCTGTCCTTGTTCTCCTTTGCTCGCAGCGCACCCGAGACGCCCGCTGTGGGCAGTCAGCCCCGCTGCTGCGAAAGGAGCTTGAAAGGCACCTGCGCCCACTGGGCCTTTACCGCGACCTGGACGACGAGAGGCCGTCCGGGGTGGGCATCTACTTTATCAGTCATGTAGGCGGTCACAAATACAGCGCCAACATGATGATCTACCGCCGGCCGGATCCGTGGGGACTGGACGGCGTGGAGAGGAAGACGGTCGGCGACGAGGGCATCCAGAAGCTATTGGAGAGCGGCAAGTCCAAGGCTGCTTCTGCGGTGGCGAATGGCGAGGGCGCTGATGTTGGCGCGGGTCAGTGTATCTGGCTCGCGAGGATTTCGCCGCAGCATTGTGAGAATATCGTCAAGTACACGATCCTTCAAGGAAAGGTGGTCAAGCCGGAGACGCAACTGCGGGGAGGTTTTGATAGACAAAAGGGCCTCATGAGTTGGTAG
- a CDS encoding CAMK/CAMKL/KIN1 protein kinase, producing MTTAISSNHEPPYPPSSGDRGQAYPPVSRSQSTRHRPSTAQPPAPHRSVSHNHSGSMSSRPSSSARPVQDVLPNNDYETTNVAQKATKDSRPPQSSRDTATRQHRRSGSQRSGHHGHDGNAEAGPSTPSQASHGSSDPRTRKMRTVIPAQSGKWNLGKTIGAGSMGKVKLARKEDGTEQVACKIIPRVTPDDGHTPRAERERADLSKEVRTAREAAIVTLLSHPHICGLRDVVRTNFHWYMLFEYVNGGQMLDYIISHGKLKEKQARKFSRQIASALDYCHRNSIVHRDLKIENILISKTGDIKIIDFGLSNLFAPKSHLKTFCGSLYFAAPELLQARPYTGPEVDVWSFGIVLYVLVCGKVPFDDQNMPALHAKIKKGVVDYPNWLSSECKHLLGRMLVTDPKQRITMAEILSHPWMVKGYSGPPENYLPNREPLTLPLDQEVINGMTGFSFGPPEVIKAQLTRIIESEDYQRSIRAYQREKETQQTPKDPEKKRGFGFYRRRNSFSSKDTLTTPSSEGLALGNDPLNAFNPLVSVYYLVREKQEKDSASRRPATSARPNAVPEIAPPQEAHTNASAYEMPGENATGGRTRPRARTHGEDDAPTEPIRPPQLSPPAAPPPERLEPPKKESAAAGLLRRFSTRRRKEQPERLDKDRSHPPVVQVHSPAENSSQPTSAIRKSFSIRRGRRDREEQASAESQARMRAGSSQPQHSDLLSPPLSAGANTQTFRKGLGRSASVNSGEFSRRRAMGTARTSKDPPPTSGSDHSTIHEKPPKEQQEKRSPTTAGPSQSMTSRAKSLGHARQESIQARRQRREAEKKREANVPEETDAEVNGADDSSKERVTDFDLDKPVYLKGLFSVSTTSGKPVREIRTDIKRVLKQLGVDYTEIKGGFYCRHSPSIDLQNVADNGAASPAQTPSGAKRRFSFGALRSDGKEESNGERVPVTPRTPGRSGGGSGTDRDRHDSSSEVSENSEAREETSRRRDHPAGETRTHVRSDMGESMVSEFEIFIVKVPMISLHGIQFKRLGGNTWQYKNLADQILKELKL from the exons ATGACCACGGCAATTTCCAGTAATCACGAACCGCCCTATCCTCCCTCGTCAGGAGATAGAGGTCAGGCTTATCCTCCCGTTTCAAGGTCCCAGTCTACTCGACATCGTCCATCGACTGCTCAACCGCCAGCACCGCACCGGTCGGTGTCTCACAATCACTCCGGCAGCATGTCCAGCAGGCCGTCGTCATCGGCCAGGCCCGTTCAGGATGTCCTTCCTAATAACGACTACGAAACCACGAACGTGGCTCAGAAGGCTACAAAGGATAGTCGGCCCCCGCAATCCTCGAGGGATACTGCAACGAGACAGCATCGTCGCTCTGGAAGCCAAAGGTCGGGTCACCACGGCCATGATGGCAACGCCGAAGCCGGCCCGTCTACACCATCTCAAGCCTCCCACGGCTCGTCGGACCCGCGAACGCGTAAGATGAGGACTGTGATCCCTGCTCAGTCCGGGAAATGGAATCTGGGGAAGACCATAGGTGCTGGCAGCATGGGGAAGGTGAAGCTGGCTAGGAAAGAAGATGGTACAGAGCAG GTTGCATGCAAGATCATCCCCAGAGTCACGCCGGACGATGGACATACGCCGCGAGCAGAACGGGAACGAGCTGACCTCTCCAAGGAAGTCAGGACCGCGCGTGAGGCTGCGATCGTCACACTACTCAGCCATCCCCACATATGTGGTCTGCGGGACGTTGTGCGGACCAACTTTCATTGGTATATGCTGTTTGAATATGTGAATGGTGGCCAGATGCTGGACTACATCATCTCGCACGGCAAGCTCAAGGAGAAGCAGGCCAGGAAGTTTAGCAGACAGATTGCTAGTGCGCTCGACTATTGCCACCGCAACAGTATCGTGCATCGGGACCTGAAGATTGAAAACATCCTCATCAGCAAGACCGGTGACATCAAAATTATCGACTTCGGACTCAGCAACCTTTTCGCCCCCAAGTCGCACCTCAAAACCTTTTGCGGAAGTTTATACTTTGCCGCCCCAGAGCTGTTGCAAGCAAGGCCCTATACAGGACCAGAGGTGGATGTTTGGAGCTTTGGGATTGTGCTTTATGTCTTGGTTTGTGGGAAGGTTCCTTTCGACGATCAAAACATGCCGGCATTGCATGCAAAGATCAAAAAGGGTGTGGTAGACTACCCAAACTGGCTATCTTCAG AATGCAAGCACCTACTTGGTCGCATGCTTGTCACCGATCCGAAGCAAAGAATCACCATGGCCGAAATTCTATCTCACCCGTGGATGGTCAAGGGCTACAGCGGCCCTCCAGAGAACTATCTCCCTAACAGGGAGCCTCTCACCCTTCCCCTGGATCAGGAAGTGATTAATGGCATGACTGGCTTCAGTTTCGGGCCGCCCGAGGTCATCAAGGCTCAGCTCACCCGAATCATCGAATCGGAAGATTACCAACGTTCTATTCGCGCCTACCAACGGGAAAAGGAGACTCAGCAAACTCCAAAGGACCCTGAGAAGAAACGTGGCTTTGGCTTCTACCGACGCCGGAACTCGTTTAGCAGCAAGGATACACTCACGACGCCCAGCTCAGAAGGATTAGCACTGGGCAACGATCCTCTCAATGCATTCAATCCCCTGGTATCCGTTTATTACCTTGTTCGCGAGAAGCAGGAGAAGGACAGCGCATCGCGACGTCCAGCCACTTCGGCAAGACCCAACGCTGTTCCGGAGATCGCTCCGCCACAAGAGGCGCATACAAATGCCTCTGCATATGAGATGCCCGGAGAGAATGCTACAGGTGGACGCACGCGACCGCGCGCGCGGACACATGGTGAGGATGATGCACCAACCGAGCCTATCAGACCGCCGCAGCTCTCTCCCCCGGCCGCCCCGCCGCCTGAACGCCTGGAGCCACCCAAGAAGGAGAGTGCTGCTGCCGGACTCCTCAGGCGGTTTAGTACGAGAAGGCGGAAGGAACAACCTGAGAGACTGGATAAGGACCGCTCGCACCCACCTGTGGTTCAGGTTCATTCTCCTGCCGAGAACAGTTCACAGCCCACCTCAGCCATCCGTAAGAGCTTCAGCATTAGACGTGGCAGACGCGATCGGGAGGAACAAGCTTCGGCAGAGTCGCAAGCCCGAATGCGGGCTGGGAGCAGCCAGCCGCAGCATAGCGATCTGCTAAGTCCCCCACTGTCGGCAGGAGCGAACACACAAACTTTCAGGAAGGGGCTTGGCCGTTCTGCAAGCGTGAACTCAGGAGAATTCTCTCGGAGAAGGGCGATGGGGACCGCGCGAACATCCAAGGACCCTCCCCCAACAAGTGGATCTGATCATTCGACCATTCATGAGAAGCCGCCCAAGGAGCAGCAGGAAAAGCGATCCCCGACGACAGCCGGCCCAAGCCAGAGCATGACCAGCCGGGCAAAGTCGCTGGGCCACGCCAGGCAGGAGAGCATCCAAGCCAGGCGGCAGCGTCGCGAGGCGGAAAAGAAGCGCGAGGCGAACGTGCCCGAGGAGACTGATGCTGAGGTTAATGGCGCAGATGATTCGTCTAAGGAGCGAGTGACCGACTTCGACCTTGACAAGCCCGTGTACCTGAAGGGGCTCTTTAGTGTGTCCACGACTTCGGGCAAACCTGTCCGCGAGATTCGTACCGATATCAAGCGTGTCCTCAAGCAGTTGGGTGTCGACTATACCGAGATAAAGGGTGGCTTCTACTGCCGACACTCACCAAGCATTGACCTGCAGAATGTTGCGGACAACGGCGCTGCCAGTCCTGCGCAAACTCCAAGTGGCGCTAAGCGACGGTTCAGCTTCGGTGCACTGCGCAGCGATGGTAAGGAGGAGAGTAATGGGGAAAGAGTGCCTGTCACGCCGAGGACGCCGGGCCGATCCGGGGGCGGGTCTGGAACAGACCGGGATCGACACGATTCGAGCTCTGAGGTCTCGGAGAATAGCGAGGCGCGGGAGGAGACATCGCGCAGGAGGGATCATCCGGCGGGCGAGACGCGGACGCACGTGCGAAGCGACATGGGTGAGAGCATGGTGTCCGAGTTTGAGATATTCATTGTCAAGGTCCCCATGATTTCACTCCACGGTATCCAGTTCAAGAGGTTGGGTGGCAACACATGGCAGTACAAGAACTTGGCTGATCAGATATTGAAGGAGCTCAAGCTCTAG